Proteins found in one Danaus plexippus chromosome 3 unlocalized genomic scaffold, MEX_DaPlex mxdp_25, whole genome shotgun sequence genomic segment:
- the LOC116768706 gene encoding anoctamin-5 isoform X7, translating into MLARSIVDMLSYVMYDVGRDRILRTRRTSWTYKTEKTVQERMADLQAMSVLSTYQDNLSHDMNTDRIVMGGIMSNPSLTFKDGVRSVDFVLVWEANKDDAVTPEAYERRRIFEQNLETEGLQLEMEAPEDLYGLHFVKIHAPLSVLRDYSEILKLRMPMKECSKIRKGGRANTILNAAMYLSKFSALKNVHDKTNSLIDRVEDCWDRFMSKIRVDPVMFPERRHRLTAIYSKDKEYLFDSSSPCFWTPSIRSRIVQFILDRKKFSYSEADYFAFGITRLINENTYSAAYPLHDGDLKTPGSMRHLLYTEWASVSKCIKYQPLDYVKDYFGVKIGLYFAWLGFYTHMLIPAALVGLVCVIYSAATVYSNKPSEDVCNYNSTVLMCPQCDYFCEYWDLRATCLHSRITYLFDNPTTVFFAIFMSFWGACFLEMWKRYSAEMTHRWDLTGFDVYEEHPRPQYLARLAHVKNKRLNVVTGIEEPQVPFWRMRLPATLMSFSVVASLVLVAIATVLAVVLYRMSLLGANILRRQDNGLIAYSPIMFTTATAACINLFFICIFNYVYQYLAEWLTEKELLRTQTEFDDSLTLKIYLLQFVNYYASIFYIAFFKGKFVGRPGDYIRFFGHRQEECSPGGCLLELSIQLAIIMVGKQFINTIVEMLMPYLLKWWGVIRAIGRKKRIKSPMQWVKDFKLVDFGNMGLFPEYLEMVLQYGFVTIFVAAFPLAPLFALLNNVLEMRLDARKFLSCYRRPVPQRVTDIGVWFRILDSIGKLSIITNGFIIAFTSEFIPRLVYQFTYGTLDQYVNHTLTDFNVSVLEIPPRNTTYKGDTCSYPGYWYNKEGDDYAHSNWYWHVMGARLAFVVVFENVVALVMIIVRWAIPDMSGELRDRIRREAYVINTIIMEETRARTARTPQPGRLHPPVSGTEEETESNWKHIASLSGSDFDLAAHGDLNVRDVDPQPADV; encoded by the exons ATGTTAGCGAGGAGTATAGTTGATATGCTGTCCTATGTCATGTACGATGTTGGTCGTGATAGGATATTAAGAACCAGGAGAACTAGCTGgacatataaa ACGGAGAAGACGGTCCAGGAGCGGATGGCTGATCTCCAGGCAATGTCGGTGCTCAGCACGTACCAGGATAATCTGTCACACGATATGAACACCGACCG gATAGTCATGGGCGGTATTATGAGCAACCCTTCATTGACCTTCAAGGATGGAGTGCGCTCCGTGGACTTCGTCCTCGTGTGGGAGGCTAACAAGGATGACGCGGTCACTCCCGAGGCGTACGAGAGAAGGAGGATCTTCGAACAGAATCTGGAGACGGAGGGACTGCAGCTAGAGATGGAGGCACCTGAAGATTTGTACGGACTGCATTTCGTTAAG ATCCACGCACCACTTTCGGTACTTAGAGATTACAGCGAGATACTAAAACTAAGGATGCCAATGAAG GAATGCAGTAAGATAAGAAAAGGTGGCCGAGCGAATACTATTCTGAACGCTGCCATGTATTTGTCGAAG TTTTCAGCGTTGAAGAACGTCCACGATAAGACGAACAGTCTGATAGATCGCGTCGAGGACTGCTGGGATCGCTTCATGTCCAAGATCAGAGTGGACCCGGTCATGTTCCCGGAACGAAGACATCGCCTCACCGCGATATACTCCAAGGATAAGGAATACTT GTTCGACTCCTCGTCCCCGTGTTTCTGGACTCCCTCCATCCGTTCCCGCATCGTCCAGTTCATCCTGGACAGGAAGAAGTTCTCTTACTCGGAGGCCGACTACTTCGCGTTCGGCATCACGAGGCTGATCAACGAGAACACTTATAGTGCTGCCTACCCGCTACATgat GGTGATCTTAAAACGCCGGGCTCTATGCGACACCTCCTCTACACCGAGTGGGCGAGCGTGTCCAAGTGTATCAAATACCAACCCTTAGATTACGTCAAGGATTACTTTGGAGTTAAAATAg GCCTGTACTTCGCCTGGCTCGGTTTCTACACCCACATGTTGATACCGGCGGCGCTGGTGGGTCTCGTCTGCGTCATATACTCCGCGGCCACCGTCTACTCTAACAAACCGAG TGAGGACGTGTGTAACTACAACTCCACGGTGCTGATGTGTCCTCAGTGTGACTACTTCTGCGAGTACTGGGACCTTCGGGCGACCTGCCTCCACTCCAGGATAACTTACCTCTTTGATAACCCCACTACTGTGTTCTTCGCCATATTCATGAGTTTTTGGG GCGCGTGCTTCCTTGAGATGTGGAAGCGGTACTCAGCGGAGATGACCCACCGCTGGGACCTCACCGGCTTCGACGTGTACGAGGAGCATCCGCGACCGCAGTACCTGGCCAGACTCGCTCACGTCAAGAATAAAAGG CTGAACGTGGTGACCGGCATAGAGGAGCCGCAGGTGCCGTTCTGGCGCATGCGGCTGCCAGCCACGCTGATGTCGTTCAGCGTGGTGGCGTCGCTGGTGCTGGTCGCCATCGCCACGGTGCTGGCGGTGGTGTTGTACAGGATGTCCCTGCTGGGAGCCAACATCCTCAGGCGACAGGACAACGGCCTGATAGCGTACAGCCCTATAATGTTCACGACGGCCACGGCCGCCTGCATTAATCTGTTCTTCATATGCATATTCAACTAT GTGTACCAGTACCTGGCTGAGTGGCTGACGGAGAAGGAGCTGCTCCGCACTCAGACGGAGTTCGACGACTCGCTCACCTTGAAGATCTACCTGCTGCAGTTCGTCAACTACTACGCCTCTATATTCTACATCGCCTTCTTCAAGGGCAAGTTCGTGGGTCGCCCCGGAGATTACATCAGGTTCTTTGGTCACAGGCAGGAAGAG TGTTCGCCCGGCGGCTGTCTGTTGGAGCTGTCCATCCAGCTGGCGATCATCATGGTGGGGAAGCAGTTCATCAACACCATCGTGGAGATGCTGATGCCCTACTTACTGAAGTGGTGGGGCGTCATACGAGCCATCGGCAGGAAGAAGAG AATAAAAAGCCCCATGCAGTGGGTGAAGGATTTCAAGCTGGTGGACTTTGGGAATATGGGACTGTTTCCCGAGTACCTGGAGATGG tTCTTCAGTACGGGTTCGTGACCATCTTCGTGGCGGCGTTTCCGCTGGCGCCGCTGTTCGCTCTCCTCAACAACGTGCTGGAGATGCGCCTGGACGCTCGCAAGTTCCTGTCGTGCTACCGCCGCCCCGTGCCGCAGAGGGTCACGGATATAGGAGTGTGGTTCCGCATACTCGACTCCATAGGGAAGCTCAGCATCATCACCAat GGTTTCATAATAGCGTTCACGTCGGAGTTCATCCCGCGGCTGGTGTATCAGTTCACGTACGGGACCCTCGACCAGTACGTCAACCACACCCTCACGGACTTCAACGTGTCCGTGCTGGAGATACCGCCCAGGAACACCACCTACAAGGGAGACACCTGCAG TTACCCCGGCTACTGGTACAACAAGGAAGGGGATGACTACGCTCACTCCAACTGGTACTGGCACGTGATGGGCGCCCGGCTGGCATTCGTCGTCGTTTTTGAG AACGTCGTGGCGCTGGTGATGATAATCGTCCGCTGGGCCATCCCGGACATGTCGGGCGAGCTGCGGGACCGCATCCGGCGCGAGGCCTACGTCATCAACACCATCATCATGGAGGAGACCCGGGCCCGCACGGCCCGCACGCCGCAGCCCGGCCGCCTCCACCCGCCCGTCAGCGGGACAG AAGAGGAAACCGAATCAAATTGGAAACACATAGCATCACTGTCGGGTTCAGACTTCGACCTGGCGGCTCATGGAGACCTCAACGTGAGAGACGTGGACCCGCAGCCTGCTGATGTCTGA
- the LOC116768706 gene encoding anoctamin-5 isoform X2 — protein MSDGDPSLEEDIPKPLLERVEENVFTPKITTPIFAGSVKLHHKPSDVSETESFLSDAQRNDLAFQQLFNDGDADFHETEKTVQERMADLQAMSVLSTYQDNLSHDMNTDRDNESEASTRAAEEPVCSGLGMTNDVANNNGKTTANHCSIVMGGIMSNPSLTFKDGVRSVDFVLVWEANKDDAVTPEAYERRRIFEQNLETEGLQLEMEAPEDLYGLHFVKIHAPLSVLRDYSEILKLRMPMKFSALKNVHDKTNSLIDRVEDCWDRFMSKIRVDPVMFPERRHRLTAIYSKDKEYLFDSSSPCFWTPSIRSRIVQFILDRKKFSYSEADYFAFGITRLINENTYSAAYPLHDGDLKTPGSMRHLLYTEWASVSKCIKYQPLDYVKDYFGVKIGLYFAWLGFYTHMLIPAALVGLVCVIYSAATVYSNKPSEDVCNYNSTVLMCPQCDYFCEYWDLRATCLHSRITYLFDNPTTVFFAIFMSFWGACFLEMWKRYSAEMTHRWDLTGFDVYEEHPRPQYLARLAHVKNKRLNVVTGIEEPQVPFWRMRLPATLMSFSVVASLVLVAIATVLAVVLYRMSLLGANILRRQDNGLIAYSPIMFTTATAACINLFFICIFNYVYQYLAEWLTEKELLRTQTEFDDSLTLKIYLLQFVNYYASIFYIAFFKGKFVGRPGDYIRFFGHRQEECSPGGCLLELSIQLAIIMVGKQFINTIVEMLMPYLLKWWGVIRAIGRKKRIKSPMQWVKDFKLVDFGNMGLFPEYLEMVLQYGFVTIFVAAFPLAPLFALLNNVLEMRLDARKFLSCYRRPVPQRVTDIGVWFRILDSIGKLSIITNGFIIAFTSEFIPRLVYQFTYGTLDQYVNHTLTDFNVSVLEIPPRNTTYKGDTCSYPGYWYNKEGDDYAHSNWYWHVMGARLAFVVVFENVVALVMIIVRWAIPDMSGELRDRIRREAYVINTIIMEETRARTARTPQPGRLHPPVSGTEEETESNWKHIASLSGSDFDLAAHGDLNVRDVDPQPADV, from the exons ACGGAGAAGACGGTCCAGGAGCGGATGGCTGATCTCCAGGCAATGTCGGTGCTCAGCACGTACCAGGATAATCTGTCACACGATATGAACACCGACCG GGACAATGAGAGCGAGGCGTCCACCAGAGCCGCCGAGGAACCGGTCTGTAGTGGACTCGGCATGACAAACGACGTGGCCAACAATAATGGCAAAACTACCGCGAACCATTGCTC gATAGTCATGGGCGGTATTATGAGCAACCCTTCATTGACCTTCAAGGATGGAGTGCGCTCCGTGGACTTCGTCCTCGTGTGGGAGGCTAACAAGGATGACGCGGTCACTCCCGAGGCGTACGAGAGAAGGAGGATCTTCGAACAGAATCTGGAGACGGAGGGACTGCAGCTAGAGATGGAGGCACCTGAAGATTTGTACGGACTGCATTTCGTTAAG ATCCACGCACCACTTTCGGTACTTAGAGATTACAGCGAGATACTAAAACTAAGGATGCCAATGAAG TTTTCAGCGTTGAAGAACGTCCACGATAAGACGAACAGTCTGATAGATCGCGTCGAGGACTGCTGGGATCGCTTCATGTCCAAGATCAGAGTGGACCCGGTCATGTTCCCGGAACGAAGACATCGCCTCACCGCGATATACTCCAAGGATAAGGAATACTT GTTCGACTCCTCGTCCCCGTGTTTCTGGACTCCCTCCATCCGTTCCCGCATCGTCCAGTTCATCCTGGACAGGAAGAAGTTCTCTTACTCGGAGGCCGACTACTTCGCGTTCGGCATCACGAGGCTGATCAACGAGAACACTTATAGTGCTGCCTACCCGCTACATgat GGTGATCTTAAAACGCCGGGCTCTATGCGACACCTCCTCTACACCGAGTGGGCGAGCGTGTCCAAGTGTATCAAATACCAACCCTTAGATTACGTCAAGGATTACTTTGGAGTTAAAATAg GCCTGTACTTCGCCTGGCTCGGTTTCTACACCCACATGTTGATACCGGCGGCGCTGGTGGGTCTCGTCTGCGTCATATACTCCGCGGCCACCGTCTACTCTAACAAACCGAG TGAGGACGTGTGTAACTACAACTCCACGGTGCTGATGTGTCCTCAGTGTGACTACTTCTGCGAGTACTGGGACCTTCGGGCGACCTGCCTCCACTCCAGGATAACTTACCTCTTTGATAACCCCACTACTGTGTTCTTCGCCATATTCATGAGTTTTTGGG GCGCGTGCTTCCTTGAGATGTGGAAGCGGTACTCAGCGGAGATGACCCACCGCTGGGACCTCACCGGCTTCGACGTGTACGAGGAGCATCCGCGACCGCAGTACCTGGCCAGACTCGCTCACGTCAAGAATAAAAGG CTGAACGTGGTGACCGGCATAGAGGAGCCGCAGGTGCCGTTCTGGCGCATGCGGCTGCCAGCCACGCTGATGTCGTTCAGCGTGGTGGCGTCGCTGGTGCTGGTCGCCATCGCCACGGTGCTGGCGGTGGTGTTGTACAGGATGTCCCTGCTGGGAGCCAACATCCTCAGGCGACAGGACAACGGCCTGATAGCGTACAGCCCTATAATGTTCACGACGGCCACGGCCGCCTGCATTAATCTGTTCTTCATATGCATATTCAACTAT GTGTACCAGTACCTGGCTGAGTGGCTGACGGAGAAGGAGCTGCTCCGCACTCAGACGGAGTTCGACGACTCGCTCACCTTGAAGATCTACCTGCTGCAGTTCGTCAACTACTACGCCTCTATATTCTACATCGCCTTCTTCAAGGGCAAGTTCGTGGGTCGCCCCGGAGATTACATCAGGTTCTTTGGTCACAGGCAGGAAGAG TGTTCGCCCGGCGGCTGTCTGTTGGAGCTGTCCATCCAGCTGGCGATCATCATGGTGGGGAAGCAGTTCATCAACACCATCGTGGAGATGCTGATGCCCTACTTACTGAAGTGGTGGGGCGTCATACGAGCCATCGGCAGGAAGAAGAG AATAAAAAGCCCCATGCAGTGGGTGAAGGATTTCAAGCTGGTGGACTTTGGGAATATGGGACTGTTTCCCGAGTACCTGGAGATGG tTCTTCAGTACGGGTTCGTGACCATCTTCGTGGCGGCGTTTCCGCTGGCGCCGCTGTTCGCTCTCCTCAACAACGTGCTGGAGATGCGCCTGGACGCTCGCAAGTTCCTGTCGTGCTACCGCCGCCCCGTGCCGCAGAGGGTCACGGATATAGGAGTGTGGTTCCGCATACTCGACTCCATAGGGAAGCTCAGCATCATCACCAat GGTTTCATAATAGCGTTCACGTCGGAGTTCATCCCGCGGCTGGTGTATCAGTTCACGTACGGGACCCTCGACCAGTACGTCAACCACACCCTCACGGACTTCAACGTGTCCGTGCTGGAGATACCGCCCAGGAACACCACCTACAAGGGAGACACCTGCAG TTACCCCGGCTACTGGTACAACAAGGAAGGGGATGACTACGCTCACTCCAACTGGTACTGGCACGTGATGGGCGCCCGGCTGGCATTCGTCGTCGTTTTTGAG AACGTCGTGGCGCTGGTGATGATAATCGTCCGCTGGGCCATCCCGGACATGTCGGGCGAGCTGCGGGACCGCATCCGGCGCGAGGCCTACGTCATCAACACCATCATCATGGAGGAGACCCGGGCCCGCACGGCCCGCACGCCGCAGCCCGGCCGCCTCCACCCGCCCGTCAGCGGGACAG AAGAGGAAACCGAATCAAATTGGAAACACATAGCATCACTGTCGGGTTCAGACTTCGACCTGGCGGCTCATGGAGACCTCAACGTGAGAGACGTGGACCCGCAGCCTGCTGATGTCTGA
- the LOC116768706 gene encoding anoctamin-5 isoform X1, with product MSDGDPSLEEDIPKPLLERVEENVFTPKITTPIFAGSVKLHHKPSDVSETESFLSDAQRNDLAFQQLFNDGDADFHETEKTVQERMADLQAMSVLSTYQDNLSHDMNTDRDNESEASTRAAEEPVCSGLGMTNDVANNNGKTTANHCSIVMGGIMSNPSLTFKDGVRSVDFVLVWEANKDDAVTPEAYERRRIFEQNLETEGLQLEMEAPEDLYGLHFVKIHAPLSVLRDYSEILKLRMPMKECSKIRKGGRANTILNAAMYLSKFSALKNVHDKTNSLIDRVEDCWDRFMSKIRVDPVMFPERRHRLTAIYSKDKEYLFDSSSPCFWTPSIRSRIVQFILDRKKFSYSEADYFAFGITRLINENTYSAAYPLHDGDLKTPGSMRHLLYTEWASVSKCIKYQPLDYVKDYFGVKIGLYFAWLGFYTHMLIPAALVGLVCVIYSAATVYSNKPSEDVCNYNSTVLMCPQCDYFCEYWDLRATCLHSRITYLFDNPTTVFFAIFMSFWGACFLEMWKRYSAEMTHRWDLTGFDVYEEHPRPQYLARLAHVKNKRLNVVTGIEEPQVPFWRMRLPATLMSFSVVASLVLVAIATVLAVVLYRMSLLGANILRRQDNGLIAYSPIMFTTATAACINLFFICIFNYVYQYLAEWLTEKELLRTQTEFDDSLTLKIYLLQFVNYYASIFYIAFFKGKFVGRPGDYIRFFGHRQEECSPGGCLLELSIQLAIIMVGKQFINTIVEMLMPYLLKWWGVIRAIGRKKRIKSPMQWVKDFKLVDFGNMGLFPEYLEMVLQYGFVTIFVAAFPLAPLFALLNNVLEMRLDARKFLSCYRRPVPQRVTDIGVWFRILDSIGKLSIITNGFIIAFTSEFIPRLVYQFTYGTLDQYVNHTLTDFNVSVLEIPPRNTTYKGDTCSYPGYWYNKEGDDYAHSNWYWHVMGARLAFVVVFENVVALVMIIVRWAIPDMSGELRDRIRREAYVINTIIMEETRARTARTPQPGRLHPPVSGTEEETESNWKHIASLSGSDFDLAAHGDLNVRDVDPQPADV from the exons ACGGAGAAGACGGTCCAGGAGCGGATGGCTGATCTCCAGGCAATGTCGGTGCTCAGCACGTACCAGGATAATCTGTCACACGATATGAACACCGACCG GGACAATGAGAGCGAGGCGTCCACCAGAGCCGCCGAGGAACCGGTCTGTAGTGGACTCGGCATGACAAACGACGTGGCCAACAATAATGGCAAAACTACCGCGAACCATTGCTC gATAGTCATGGGCGGTATTATGAGCAACCCTTCATTGACCTTCAAGGATGGAGTGCGCTCCGTGGACTTCGTCCTCGTGTGGGAGGCTAACAAGGATGACGCGGTCACTCCCGAGGCGTACGAGAGAAGGAGGATCTTCGAACAGAATCTGGAGACGGAGGGACTGCAGCTAGAGATGGAGGCACCTGAAGATTTGTACGGACTGCATTTCGTTAAG ATCCACGCACCACTTTCGGTACTTAGAGATTACAGCGAGATACTAAAACTAAGGATGCCAATGAAG GAATGCAGTAAGATAAGAAAAGGTGGCCGAGCGAATACTATTCTGAACGCTGCCATGTATTTGTCGAAG TTTTCAGCGTTGAAGAACGTCCACGATAAGACGAACAGTCTGATAGATCGCGTCGAGGACTGCTGGGATCGCTTCATGTCCAAGATCAGAGTGGACCCGGTCATGTTCCCGGAACGAAGACATCGCCTCACCGCGATATACTCCAAGGATAAGGAATACTT GTTCGACTCCTCGTCCCCGTGTTTCTGGACTCCCTCCATCCGTTCCCGCATCGTCCAGTTCATCCTGGACAGGAAGAAGTTCTCTTACTCGGAGGCCGACTACTTCGCGTTCGGCATCACGAGGCTGATCAACGAGAACACTTATAGTGCTGCCTACCCGCTACATgat GGTGATCTTAAAACGCCGGGCTCTATGCGACACCTCCTCTACACCGAGTGGGCGAGCGTGTCCAAGTGTATCAAATACCAACCCTTAGATTACGTCAAGGATTACTTTGGAGTTAAAATAg GCCTGTACTTCGCCTGGCTCGGTTTCTACACCCACATGTTGATACCGGCGGCGCTGGTGGGTCTCGTCTGCGTCATATACTCCGCGGCCACCGTCTACTCTAACAAACCGAG TGAGGACGTGTGTAACTACAACTCCACGGTGCTGATGTGTCCTCAGTGTGACTACTTCTGCGAGTACTGGGACCTTCGGGCGACCTGCCTCCACTCCAGGATAACTTACCTCTTTGATAACCCCACTACTGTGTTCTTCGCCATATTCATGAGTTTTTGGG GCGCGTGCTTCCTTGAGATGTGGAAGCGGTACTCAGCGGAGATGACCCACCGCTGGGACCTCACCGGCTTCGACGTGTACGAGGAGCATCCGCGACCGCAGTACCTGGCCAGACTCGCTCACGTCAAGAATAAAAGG CTGAACGTGGTGACCGGCATAGAGGAGCCGCAGGTGCCGTTCTGGCGCATGCGGCTGCCAGCCACGCTGATGTCGTTCAGCGTGGTGGCGTCGCTGGTGCTGGTCGCCATCGCCACGGTGCTGGCGGTGGTGTTGTACAGGATGTCCCTGCTGGGAGCCAACATCCTCAGGCGACAGGACAACGGCCTGATAGCGTACAGCCCTATAATGTTCACGACGGCCACGGCCGCCTGCATTAATCTGTTCTTCATATGCATATTCAACTAT GTGTACCAGTACCTGGCTGAGTGGCTGACGGAGAAGGAGCTGCTCCGCACTCAGACGGAGTTCGACGACTCGCTCACCTTGAAGATCTACCTGCTGCAGTTCGTCAACTACTACGCCTCTATATTCTACATCGCCTTCTTCAAGGGCAAGTTCGTGGGTCGCCCCGGAGATTACATCAGGTTCTTTGGTCACAGGCAGGAAGAG TGTTCGCCCGGCGGCTGTCTGTTGGAGCTGTCCATCCAGCTGGCGATCATCATGGTGGGGAAGCAGTTCATCAACACCATCGTGGAGATGCTGATGCCCTACTTACTGAAGTGGTGGGGCGTCATACGAGCCATCGGCAGGAAGAAGAG AATAAAAAGCCCCATGCAGTGGGTGAAGGATTTCAAGCTGGTGGACTTTGGGAATATGGGACTGTTTCCCGAGTACCTGGAGATGG tTCTTCAGTACGGGTTCGTGACCATCTTCGTGGCGGCGTTTCCGCTGGCGCCGCTGTTCGCTCTCCTCAACAACGTGCTGGAGATGCGCCTGGACGCTCGCAAGTTCCTGTCGTGCTACCGCCGCCCCGTGCCGCAGAGGGTCACGGATATAGGAGTGTGGTTCCGCATACTCGACTCCATAGGGAAGCTCAGCATCATCACCAat GGTTTCATAATAGCGTTCACGTCGGAGTTCATCCCGCGGCTGGTGTATCAGTTCACGTACGGGACCCTCGACCAGTACGTCAACCACACCCTCACGGACTTCAACGTGTCCGTGCTGGAGATACCGCCCAGGAACACCACCTACAAGGGAGACACCTGCAG TTACCCCGGCTACTGGTACAACAAGGAAGGGGATGACTACGCTCACTCCAACTGGTACTGGCACGTGATGGGCGCCCGGCTGGCATTCGTCGTCGTTTTTGAG AACGTCGTGGCGCTGGTGATGATAATCGTCCGCTGGGCCATCCCGGACATGTCGGGCGAGCTGCGGGACCGCATCCGGCGCGAGGCCTACGTCATCAACACCATCATCATGGAGGAGACCCGGGCCCGCACGGCCCGCACGCCGCAGCCCGGCCGCCTCCACCCGCCCGTCAGCGGGACAG AAGAGGAAACCGAATCAAATTGGAAACACATAGCATCACTGTCGGGTTCAGACTTCGACCTGGCGGCTCATGGAGACCTCAACGTGAGAGACGTGGACCCGCAGCCTGCTGATGTCTGA